The Brassica napus cultivar Da-Ae chromosome C7, Da-Ae, whole genome shotgun sequence genome has a segment encoding these proteins:
- the LOC106425654 gene encoding ethylene-responsive transcription factor ERF012, producing MVKQEPKIQTSSKKDMSLTSPSHSSSSSSCKSKKNKIKKYKGVRMRSWGSWVSEIRAPNQKTRLWLGSYSTAKVAARAYDVALLCLKGPQANLNFPTSYSSSHFLLDESTILSPKSIKRIAAQAANNSFDLFSPCISSAVSSPPDHDQQHDDDGMQSLIGPLVDCHVSLMDTSSSWYDGEHHEMLFFGDGAPFDYYPELNSTMNMVNDQYFYEDADIPLWSFS from the coding sequence ATGGTGAAACAAGAACCTAAGATCCAAACCAGCTCCAAGAAGGACATGTCTTTGACTTCACCATCTCATTCTTCATCTTCGTCTTCGTGTAAGAGCAAGAAGAATAAGATTAAGAAGTACAAAGGAGTGAGGATGAGAAGTTGGGGATCATGGGTGTCTGAGATTAGGGCACCAAACCAAAAGACAAGGCTTTGGCTAGGCTCTTACTCAACAGCTAAGGTAGCAGCTAGGGCTTACGATGTTGCACTTTTGTGTCTCAAAGGCCCTCAAGCCAATCTCAACTTCCCcacttcttattcttcttctcattTTCTATTAGACGAAAGTACCATTTTGTCCCCGAAATCTATCAAAAGAATTGCGGCTCAAGCTGCCAACAACTCATTTGACCTTTTTTCCCCTTGTATTTCGTCAGCCGTCTCGTCACCGCCCGATCATGATCAGCAGCATGATGATGATGGCATGCAGTCTTTGATAGGGCCTTTGGTGGACTGTCATGTGTCTTTGATGGATACATCATCATCATGGTATGATGGTGAACATCATGAAATGTTATTCTTCGGTGATGGAGCTCCGTTTGATTACTACCCTGAACTGAATTCGACTATGAATATGGTCAATGATCAGTACTTCTACGAAGATGCTGATATTCCGCTTTGGAGTTTCAGTTGA